From Arachis stenosperma cultivar V10309 chromosome 2, arast.V10309.gnm1.PFL2, whole genome shotgun sequence, one genomic window encodes:
- the LOC130961727 gene encoding signal recognition particle 9 kDa protein — MVYITSWDEFVERSVQLFRADPDATRYVMKYRHCDGKLVLKVTDNRECLKYKTDQAQEAKKMEKLNNIFFTLMARGPEVDLSEVTGKEQTDAQPTKRGRGRKQ, encoded by the exons ATGGTTTACATAACATCATGGGACGAGTTTGTTGAACGATCTGTTCAGCTCTTCCGTGCTGATCCTGACGCT ACGCGGTATGTCATGAAGTACAGGCACTGTGATGGCAAATTGGTACTCAAGGTCACAGATAATCGGGAG TGTCTGAAGTATAAGACTGACCAAGCACAAGAGGCCAAGAAAATGGAAAAACTGAACAATATATTCTTTACTTTGATGGCCCGGGGACCAGAAGTGGATCTATCAGAAGTCACTGGCAAAGAACAAACGGATGCACAACCGACcaaaagaggaagaggaaggaAACAATAG